A window from Microbacterium ginsengiterrae encodes these proteins:
- a CDS encoding L-rhamnose mutarotase, translated as MPRFCYTFVLLPGTIKQYEQEHAEIWPGVVAAMRRVGVTEFSLFRRDHTVTAYGECTEPIDATFAALDADPENVRWSGHIRSLMHDPLDENGELLFAQEIWRMP; from the coding sequence ATGCCGAGGTTCTGTTACACATTCGTGCTGCTCCCCGGAACGATCAAGCAGTACGAGCAGGAGCACGCCGAGATCTGGCCCGGCGTCGTTGCCGCCATGAGGCGCGTAGGCGTCACCGAGTTCTCACTCTTTCGCCGAGACCACACCGTCACCGCGTACGGCGAGTGCACTGAGCCGATCGACGCGACCTTCGCCGCACTCGATGCGGATCCGGAGAACGTTCGCTGGAGTGGGCACATCCGCTCGCTGATGCACGACCCGCTCGATGAGAACGGTGAGTTGCTCTTCGCACAGGAAATCTGGCGCATGCCGTGA
- a CDS encoding amidohydrolase family protein, with the protein MRFVMRFDAHIHLFEHGFSGERESGAELADYLRLRARHSVGRAIVVGYEGDEQFAGNNDYILSLAAEHEWIVPFWFIDPSHVTVAEVQDAADRGARGFSLYLGADATIAGRVPTAVWAALASRRAPLSVNATPDALDSLGHVAEALGDAPLLISHLGLPGRVDTDVPREVRTAALARLAAHPHVLVKLSALYAIDPAYPHLTAMDDVRAAVDAFGPDRIIWGSDFSPGLDVVDEDELFALPPWVEALFPAPHRERLLRTTLLRAIEED; encoded by the coding sequence GTGCGTTTCGTGATGCGGTTCGACGCCCACATCCACCTGTTCGAGCACGGCTTCTCCGGCGAGCGCGAGAGCGGCGCGGAACTGGCCGATTATCTGCGCCTGCGCGCCAGGCACAGCGTCGGACGCGCCATCGTCGTCGGATACGAGGGAGACGAGCAGTTCGCGGGAAACAACGACTACATCCTTTCGCTCGCCGCTGAGCACGAGTGGATCGTGCCCTTCTGGTTCATCGACCCCTCACATGTCACCGTCGCCGAGGTGCAGGACGCCGCGGACCGCGGGGCGCGCGGATTCTCGCTCTACCTCGGCGCGGATGCCACGATTGCCGGGCGGGTGCCGACGGCGGTCTGGGCCGCACTCGCATCCCGCCGCGCGCCGCTCAGCGTCAACGCGACTCCCGACGCCCTGGACTCTCTCGGACACGTAGCCGAGGCGCTCGGTGACGCGCCGCTGCTCATCAGCCACCTCGGGCTACCAGGCCGCGTGGACACCGATGTTCCCCGGGAGGTACGCACCGCCGCTCTCGCCCGTCTGGCCGCTCACCCCCACGTGCTCGTGAAGCTCTCGGCTCTCTACGCCATCGACCCCGCGTATCCGCACCTCACAGCGATGGACGATGTTCGCGCCGCGGTCGACGCCTTCGGCCCGGACCGGATCATCTGGGGATCCGACTTCTCACCGGGACTCGACGTCGTCGACGAGGACGAGTTGTTCGCCCTGCCGCCTTGGGTCGAGGCGCTGTTCCCCGCACCGCACAGGGAACGCCTGCTGCGCACCACCCTGCTCCGCGCAATCGAGGAGGACTGA
- a CDS encoding Gfo/Idh/MocA family protein translates to MTTHGHSSATALERPVRVAVVGAGAFGTLHARAFAANRDCTLVSIVDHDEKRAAALAESVGATASHQSIDDALSSGGIDAVSVVTAGAFHLAPTLAALDAGASVLIEKPVVLTSSDGRILREADARAEGFVMPAHILRFAGAYQELRHRVRHGAVGAPRALSFRRHRTADHDTLFPDIHPVLMTMIHDIDLALWLTGATARTVSARQVEAPGRNQPLAVWAEVETTDGASLSFQVSWSLPSGSLPDALEVIGDAGALSLSLSPRLHDFDAATPAIDDTLTPDAAHGALREEIRTFVDAVRFHTPPAAVTLDDALNGLTLAEQIIRSAEQNRCVS, encoded by the coding sequence ATGACCACGCACGGCCACTCGTCCGCCACCGCTCTCGAGCGACCGGTGCGAGTGGCCGTCGTGGGCGCCGGAGCCTTCGGCACTCTGCATGCCCGTGCCTTTGCAGCGAATCGGGACTGCACCCTCGTCTCGATCGTCGATCACGACGAGAAGCGCGCGGCGGCGCTGGCCGAATCGGTCGGCGCCACCGCGTCCCACCAGAGCATCGACGACGCGCTGTCGTCGGGCGGCATCGACGCCGTCTCCGTCGTCACCGCCGGCGCCTTCCACCTCGCACCCACCCTGGCGGCATTGGACGCCGGCGCCAGTGTGCTCATCGAGAAGCCGGTCGTGCTCACGTCGAGCGACGGCCGGATCCTCCGTGAAGCCGACGCGCGCGCCGAAGGATTCGTCATGCCGGCGCACATCCTGCGCTTCGCCGGCGCCTACCAGGAGCTGCGTCACCGCGTGCGGCACGGCGCGGTCGGCGCGCCGCGCGCCCTGTCCTTCCGCCGCCACCGCACCGCGGATCACGACACGCTCTTCCCCGACATCCACCCCGTCCTCATGACGATGATCCACGACATCGATCTCGCCCTCTGGCTGACCGGCGCGACGGCGCGCACAGTCTCCGCTCGACAGGTGGAGGCGCCCGGTCGCAACCAGCCGCTCGCCGTCTGGGCCGAGGTGGAGACGACCGACGGCGCCTCGCTGTCCTTCCAGGTCTCGTGGTCTCTCCCCAGCGGCTCGTTGCCCGACGCGCTGGAGGTGATCGGCGACGCCGGCGCCCTGTCGCTCAGCCTGTCCCCTCGGTTGCACGACTTCGATGCCGCCACGCCCGCCATCGACGACACCCTCACTCCTGACGCCGCCCACGGAGCTCTTCGCGAGGAGATCCGCACGTTCGTCGACGCCGTTCGCTTCCACACCCCGCCCGCAGCGGTCACGTTGGACGACGCGCTGAACGGGCTCACCCTGGCCGAACAGATCATCCGCAGCGCCGAGCAGAACCGGTGCGTTTCGTGA